The Sphingobacteriales bacterium nucleotide sequence GGTAATTCCAACTAAATTATTGTCCTCAAAATATTGTTGGATATTGCTATCAGCTTGATGTCTTGAATAATGATTAGTATATTCTCTACATATTAATCCAGCAATTTGTATTTGGTTGGATTCTTCTTCTGTGTGCTTGATTCCGTAATTGCCTACATGTACATTGGTTGATATTAATAATTGTCCAAAATAACTAGGATCTGTGAACAGCTCATGGTAACCTGTCATCGAAGTATTGAAGCAAATTTCGCCTGTTGCTGTACCTGTTTTTCCGCATGCATTGGCTTCGAAATATGTGCCGTCTTCAAGTAGTAGTATTGCTTTTTCCATTATATGATATCCATTTATAATTTAGTTAAAAAAAAAGGTTCGCAATGAATACGAACCTTATATATAAAAACTGAGTTTTCATTTATTATTCTTCAGTTTTAGTTTCTTCAACAGTATCAGTTACTTCTGGTGTTGGATTAGCTTCTGCTTCTACATTTTCATCATCAGCTTTTTTCTTTGCAGTACCGGCTCTACGAGTACGTTTTTTAGGTTCTGCAGTTGCAGTAGCAGCTGTTTTGTTTGCTGTGTAAATTTCGTTGAAATCTACTAACTCAATCATTGCCATTTCAGCATTGTCACCTAATCTTTTTCCTAATTTAATGATTCTAGTGTATCCGCCTGGTCTGTTAGCTACTTTTGGTCCAATTACATCAAACAATTCTTTAGCTGCAAATTTATTTTGTAAATAACTAAAAGCAGTTCTACGAGAATGTGTTGTATTGTCTTTAGCTCTATTGATAATTGGCTCAACATGCATTCTTAACTCTTTGGCTTTAGCTAAAGTTGTTTCGATTCTTTTATGCATAATTAATGCATTAGATAAGTTCTTAAGTAATGCACTTCTGTGACCAAATTTTCTTCCTAAGTGATTTATTTTATTTCCGTGTCTCATTTGATAAAGTATTAAGTTTTAAGTAATATAACTATACTTAAAATATTAGTCGTCTAATTTATATTTTGATAAATCCATTCCAAAGTGCATACCTTTTTCAATAATTAGTTCTTCAATTTCTACTAAAGATTTGCGACCAAAGTTTCTAAATTTCAATAATTCATTCGTATCGTATTGAACTAATTCTGCTAATGAATTGATTTTTGCTGCTTTAAGACAGTTGAATGCTCTTACTGATAAATCCATATCTTCTAATGGAGTTTTAAGGATTTTTCTCATGTGTAAGATATGCTCATCAACTACTTCTTCGTGTTGTTTACTTTCTGTTTCAAATGTAATGTTTTCATCAGATACAAGAATTAAGTGTTGAATTAAAATTTTAGCTGCTTCTTTGATTGCTTCTTCTGGATGAATAGTTCCATCAGTTTTGATATCAATCACTAACTTTTCGTAGTCAGTTCTTTGTTCAACACGAGTATTTTCTATCTTGTATTTTACATTTTTGATAGGTGTATAGATTGAATCGATAGGAATAGTACCTACAACTGATGTGTCTACGAAATGCTCTTCAGCAGGAACATAACCTCTACCTCTACCAATTGTTAATTCAAGTTCTAAATTTACATTTTTGTCCATATTGCAGATTACTAAATCTGGATTTGTAACTGCATATACGTTTGTATGTGCTTCAATATCTCCTGATAAAAATTGCTCTTTACCTTTTAAAGAAATATAAACTTTTTCGTAACCAGCATCTGCTTCAGTTAAAATTCTTTTTAATCTTACTTGTTTAAGATTAAGAATAATTTCAGTAACATCTTCAATAACTCCTTTTATTGTTGAGAATTCGTGTTGAACTCCAGATATTTTTACAGATGTAATGGCATAACCTTCTAAAGAAGATAATAGAACTCTTCTAAGTGCATTTCCGATTGTACTTCCGAATCCTGGTTCTAATGGTGCAAATTCAAATGTACCTTCAAAATCTGTTGCTTTTTGTAACAAAATTTTGTCTGGTTTTTGAAATGATAATATAGCCATAATTTTTAGATATTAATTTTTATATAATTTTTTCTTCATTAATAAGTAGATTATTTAGAATATAACTCTACTATTAATTGTTCTTTGATATTTTCTGGTATTTGATCTCTGTTTGGAAGTTCAACATATTTTCCTTCTAAAGTTTCAGAGTTTAACTCTAACCAAGAATATTTTTTCACTCTACCAGTACTTAATGTTTCTTGTACTAAGTCTAAGTTTTTAGATTTTTCACGTATGCTAATAACATCTCCAACTTTTACTGTATATGATGGAACGTTTAAGATTCTACCATTAACTGTAATATGTTTGTGTGATACTAATTGACGTGCAGCGCTTCTAGTTGGTGCAAAACCTAATCTGTAAATAGTGTTGTCTAATCTTTGTTCTAACAATTTTAATAAGTTATCACCAGTTACACCATGTTTACGAGCAGCTTCAGCAAATGTTTTGTAGAATTGTCTTTCTAAAACACCATAAGTGTATTTTGCTTTTTGCTTTTCTTTAAGTTGTATTGCGTATTCAGATTGAGAACCACGTTTTCTAGAATTACCATGTTGCCCTGGAGCATATTTTCTTTTTTCGTACGACTTATCATAACCATAAATAGCATCCCCAAAGGTTCTTGCTTTTTTAGTTCTAGGTCCAGTATATCTTGCCATTTTCTTGTATTTTTTTTAAATATTCTATCTATTGCACTAATATAATCTTATACTCTACGTTTTTTAGGTGGTCTACAACCATTGTGTGGTAATGGTGTAATATCTCTAATTACAGTAACTTCGATACCAACAACAGACACTGCTCTAATTGCTGATTCACGACCACCACCAGGTCCTTTTACAAAAACTTCTACTTTACGTAAACCTGCATCGTATGCTTTTTGACCTGCATCACTTGCAGCAACTTGCGCAGCATAAGGTGTACTTTTTTTAGAACCTCTGAATCCACCTTTTCCAGCACTACTCCAAGAAATTACTTGTCCTGCTTTGTTTGTGAAAGAAACGATAATATTATTAAAAGTTGCGTTAATATGAACATAACCTTCTGGTTCTACTTTAACTACTCTCTTTTTAACTTGTTTTTTAGCTTGAGCCATTATTTAGTTATTTTATATTTGATTATTTAGTTGCTTTTTTCTTTCCTGCTACAGTTTTACGTTTTCCTTTACGTGTTCTAGCATTACGTTTAGTACTTTGTCCGTTAACAGGTAGTCCTTTTCTATGTCTAATTCCTCTGTAAGAACCGATATCCATTAAACGTTTGATGTTTAATTGCACTTCAGATCTTAAAGCACCTTCTACTTTAAATTCAGCACCAATAACGTTACGAATGGCAGTTTGTTCGTCGTCATTCCATTCGTGAACTTTTTTCATTGGATCAACATTAGCTTGTTCTAAGATATGGTTTGCTCTTGATCTGCCAATACCATATATGTATGTTAATCCGATAAAGCCTCTTTTATTTTTTGGTAAATCT carries:
- the rplQ gene encoding 50S ribosomal protein L17, whose translation is MRHGNKINHLGRKFGHRSALLKNLSNALIMHKRIETTLAKAKELRMHVEPIINRAKDNTTHSRRTAFSYLQNKFAAKELFDVIGPKVANRPGGYTRIIKLGKRLGDNAEMAMIELVDFNEIYTANKTAATATAEPKKRTRRAGTAKKKADDENVEAEANPTPEVTDTVEETKTEE
- a CDS encoding DNA-directed RNA polymerase subunit alpha, producing the protein MAILSFQKPDKILLQKATDFEGTFEFAPLEPGFGSTIGNALRRVLLSSLEGYAITSVKISGVQHEFSTIKGVIEDVTEIILNLKQVRLKRILTEADAGYEKVYISLKGKEQFLSGDIEAHTNVYAVTNPDLVICNMDKNVNLELELTIGRGRGYVPAEEHFVDTSVVGTIPIDSIYTPIKNVKYKIENTRVEQRTDYEKLVIDIKTDGTIHPEEAIKEAAKILIQHLILVSDENITFETESKQHEEVVDEHILHMRKILKTPLEDMDLSVRAFNCLKAAKINSLAELVQYDTNELLKFRNFGRKSLVEIEELIIEKGMHFGMDLSKYKLDD
- the rpsK gene encoding 30S ribosomal protein S11, producing the protein MAQAKKQVKKRVVKVEPEGYVHINATFNNIIVSFTNKAGQVISWSSAGKGGFRGSKKSTPYAAQVAASDAGQKAYDAGLRKVEVFVKGPGGGRESAIRAVSVVGIEVTVIRDITPLPHNGCRPPKKRRV
- the rpsD gene encoding 30S ribosomal protein S4 translates to MARYTGPRTKKARTFGDAIYGYDKSYEKRKYAPGQHGNSRKRGSQSEYAIQLKEKQKAKYTYGVLERQFYKTFAEAARKHGVTGDNLLKLLEQRLDNTIYRLGFAPTRSAARQLVSHKHITVNGRILNVPSYTVKVGDVISIREKSKNLDLVQETLSTGRVKKYSWLELNSETLEGKYVELPNRDQIPENIKEQLIVELYSK
- the rpsM gene encoding 30S ribosomal protein S13, with translation MARIAGIDLPKNKRGFIGLTYIYGIGRSRANHILEQANVDPMKKVHEWNDDEQTAIRNVIGAEFKVEGALRSEVQLNIKRLMDIGSYRGIRHRKGLPVNGQSTKRNARTRKGKRKTVAGKKKATK